ggcccctcacatcactaggtaagaggagactgtcgtgtagtgtaatggagagagcaCCATTACATGGGGGCCACCTAgctacacatcatctgataatcccatatatacaatgtactcaatcactgtgtgtctcctacagatggagccagtaaCAGGAATactccagagagatgtccccgtcctctttattcccaggatcatacagaggagaatcacagtgtcCCCCAGGAGAGTCAGGTAGGTGAAACTGAAGGTATCGCCGTATGCCAAAAATTTTTCATTTTCATTCTTTTCTAAGAATAGTAAAGCCTATAAAGGTAGGCAGTAAGTATATAATAAATGTGAACAGTTAATGACGGAGGTGACATATTTAGATTCAATATCAATTGAACAATATGAAATATACTAAACTAACCCAGTATAGGAGTGTTATTTCCATTGGATGCCTAcagtacattgtgtgtgtgtgtgtgtgtgtgtgtgtgtatacatatatatatatatatatatatatatatatgtctgtgccAACTCCTTCTCAGCAGTGGGTGGGCATTGTGTGTCCAAGAGGCATAGCTATGAGGGTCACATGATGCTTTATGTGGTCCCAGTAATAATACGTAGCACCAAAGCAGCTCTGACCATATAGTGCAGGGGGGAACcatttagcacatataaacatacatgttatcatgtatgtaatatatgtgccggCTGGTTCCCCCGTGGATTGGGCCCGCCCCCAGACTTTTGTGAACCTAGCctatgggagtctgggggcgggcttagaagTGTGTGAAGCCTTGTGCTGATTCCTGGGAGCCGCACAGCTCCAGATACACTCAGCGCACCCGATCCCTGGGAGAACCAGCCACCATCTCCCAATCTCCTCTTTATCCGTCACAATCACTGCATACACCCATTCCTGTAACACAAACCAGTATATTCATAGagacacagattagccattttcccAGCGACCTCTACACTGATCATTTAGGTGGCGGTTGATAGATCTATACTGTCTAAAAAGAAGGTCGACACAAGTgtttttaattttctattttttcgaCTTCTGTTTCATTTACTATCTATGTTGACTACAATACGGAATAGCAACCTTGCGAGAAGCGTGGTGAGGACCCACGTTACACTAATTGTGGTCAAACACTGTGAAACCCACCCCCACAAAAAACTGTGTTGACTTTTTTTTCGGCCTTTGTTCCTGTCGACCATAGACACATTCAACCTGTTGACCCTGTCTGCCTATTGCATGTCGACTATATATGGTTGACCGATTGACTGTATAGTTACTGTAGATTAAATGATCCATATTTGATCATATAACCTCCATTTTCATGCTACTGATACCTTTTTGTTATATAATGTAACCACATGTTCTACTCACCCCGCCCCCCCAGGCGACTATGCTGCCTGCTGACCCCGCCCCCAGGCAGCTGTGCCGCCTGCTGACCCCGCCCCCAGGCGGCGGTGCCGCTTGCTGACCCCTCCCCCAGGCGGCTGTTCCGCCTGCTGACCCCTCCTCCAGGCGGTTGTTCCGCCTGCTGACCCCGCCCCCAGGTGACTATGCTGCCTGCTGACCCCGCCCCCAGGCGACTGCCGCCTGCTGACCCCGCCCCCAAGCGACTATGCTGTCCACTTATCCCACCCCCTGGTGACTATGCTGTCCGCTGATCCCACCCCCTGGTGACTATGCTGCTTGCTGACCCCCCCCAGTAACTACACAGTCTGCTTGACCTCCATATCATCTGATACTAGGACTTCAAGGTCACACCCCACAGTTCTTCCTCTGTATTTGTGTACTACATGTATTTTTTTAACTTTGAGCACTTTACTCCTGTTTTTCTCTAAATCACTAAAACACTGTAACAATGAATTGCACATTTATAACCATTTCAGCCCGGCTCTATCCTGTCAGTTCCTCAGTGCAGTATGGTCACTTAAATGCACTGGGTACTTACCTCATATCCCCTAGGTACCAGAGGGACTCCGCAATATATCATCTGTACAGAAGCTGTTTGGGTCTGATattattatacactgatattattccTTTGTATGATCTCTGTTCTGTATTACATGTGATAATTACAATTTTAGGGGAAAGATCTTAaagaggaagtggaggaggaaatccctacagatatcagcacaggtgagtaataagcaCTAGGTACAGAACACACTCTCTCTGGTATATCtcctacatcaggagccatcagcccctattatactcctgctctccccctcacatcatgtcactgtgtgttaccatccaagagatctgaccagtctcctgttcacactctctggtgtatcttatacatcaggagccatcagcccctattatactcctggtctccccctcacatcatgtcactgtgtgttaccatccaagagatctgaccagtctcctccccagactctctggtgtatctcatacatcaggagccatcagcccctattacactcctgctctccccctcacatcatgtcactgtgtgttaccagcccagagatctgaccagtctcctccccacactctctggtgtatctcatacatcaggagccatcagcccctattatactcctgctctccccctcacatcatgtcactgtgtgctaccagcccagagatctgaccagtctcctcttcacactctctgtgtatctcatacatccggaggcaccagcccctattatactcctgctctccccctcacatcatgtcactgtgtgttaccatccaagagatctgaccagtctcctccccacactctctggtgtatatcatacatcaggagccatcagcccctattacactcctgctctccccctcacatcatgtcactgtgtgctaccagcccagagatctgaccagtctcctcttcacactctctggtgtatctcatacatcaggagccatcagcccctattatactcctgctctccccctcacatcatgtcactgtgtgttaccagcccagagatctgaccagtctccttcccacactctctggtgtgtatcatacatcaggagccatcagcccctattatactcctgctctccccctcacatcatgtcactgtgtgtcaccagcccagagatctgaccagtctcctccccacactctctggtgtatctcatacatccggagccatcagcacctattatactcctgctctccccctcacatcactgTAGAGACTTTAGTGTGAAAATGGCACCAGCTGAATTGTCCCAGGAatatgtgcaatgtgtataagactgGCACGGTGGTATAGAGTCTTCTCAGCAGTGTGCACACCACCACTTTCCAACGCCCATTTGGGTATTGCTGGTCATTTAGTACTGGGCTTGGTCTTTCTCTTTAGAGAGCAATTGTTGATATTTACTATCTTAAATGTAATCACAGTACAAATTTGATTAATTACTGTCCACTAATTATTGTATTATATTATTCTCATTTCCCTACATTTATATTATTTGCAGCAGATGAATACAACAGTGGTAATACCTCACAGAGACATTTTATTTTCTCTGCAGATTGTGAAACAGAAGATAGTGACATCACACCAGATTCTCCAGGAGAAAACCCCATTAccgcagatataaatcccacacatCACAGTGCAGATATTTCATCTGGCACCACTTACCTGGAGGAATGTTCCCCTCATCAGTCACATATTGCACATGATACAGGTCATACTAGTGAATTATTTCCGtgctttgagtgtgggaaatgttttacacagaaatcagatcttgttacacatcagggaAGTCACACGggcgagaagccattttcatgtgttgattgtggcaaatgttttacacataaatcaacTTTTGTTATACATCGGAGAACGCAcacgggtgagaagccattttcatgcactgcatgcgggaaatgttttacccgtaAGGCGAGCCTTTTTGAACATGAGGGAATTCACACGGGTCAGactccattttcatgctgtgattgTGGGAAATTTTTTACCCACAAATCGAGTCTCATTAAGCATCAGATGATCCACACCGGGGAGCGGCCATTTTCATGTGCCGAGTGTGGCAAATGCTTTACACACAAATCAACTCTCGTTACACataagaggagtcacacaggtgagaggccatttccgtgCTCTGTGTGCGGAAAACGTTTCACACGGAAATCAAGTCTTTTTGACCATCAGGGAACCCACAGAGGTGAGAAGGCATTTTcgtgctcggagtgtgggaaatgttttacgcatAAATCGCATCTTGTTAGACACCAGCAAATTCACACCGGCGAGAAGTCTTATTCGTGTCCtacgtgtgggaaatgtttttcaaatAAATCGTACCTTAcaaaacatcagagaactcacacaggtgagaagccgtttacatgttctgagtgtgggaaatgttttacagagaaatcaaatcttgtcaAACATCAGCTAATTCACACAGAGGAGAACCCATTTcagtgctctgagtgtgggaaaagcttCACCCTTAAGTCAAATCTGATTAGGCATCAGAAAATTCACAGCGGGGAGAggccatttccgtgttctgagtgtgggaaacgttttgcTCGGAAATCAGAATTAAATTTACATAGGAGAATTCATGTAAGCAAATAACCAGGAGCTCATCGAGATATAGGAAACCGGATTGCGCTAGTACTCAGTAAGAAATAGTAATATATTCTTAGTAATACTTGAGTATGAACATGGTATTAAAGTTCCATTCTCAAAGAACATAATATTttgggctgattggttgccatgggcaacttctctactggcacaattctccactcttttcactgcttcatacatttcttCCTCAGTGTCACACGCAAAGCTAATGTTCGCTGATTTAAGCAATTTTCTTAATGATTAAAATCCATAAAATCTCGTAGTCTGCGACTATGCTAATTCCACCACCAATGGACTGAGACACCTACTTTGAGCATCTGTAGACACTATTACTATTTGTTGCGTCTTTAGATGGGTTGCACCATTAAAACTTACAGCAGCCCCCATTTTATCCATCCAAAAGTTATCCTCCTAGTCATCCAGCATCCTCTTTCAGTTTGGGACTTTGCCAGTCGTATGTACGGCCTAGCTCCTTCTCCtggtccagaggttctcaaacgcagtccacaAGGCACCCCAAGGGTCCAGGTTTtctgtttatccatgcttggccacaggtgacttaatcagcacctcagtcaatttgttttaaccgtctgtgctgagccatggctatacctaaaacctgtaccgttggggtgccttgaggaccacctttgagaacctctgtcctagtccCTTCATACCCTTATATAATAACTCAGGCTTTTCCCCTGGACTCTCTTTTTAATCCTATAAACCTTGGATACAAAAGGGTGTCCGATTCTTAAATGGCAACACCAGGAGTTCTCCTTTCCTTCATTCTCGGCTGTACAAGAAAAACTTTATATCCCTCACAAAACTTCTTTCAATTCCTTCAATTGCGACACTTGCAGATGGCTGTTGAACAACCGTTAACAAGAAGACCCCTCACCACATGTGAATCTCTGTGCCCCCGACAAGCTTCCATCGAGGGCCTGGCTTCCATATTCTACTCTGTGCTGCAGACCCCTTCCTCTGACCATAAGGGTTCTCACGAGCCCGCTTGGGAGGCCGACCTGGGAGGATGTCCTTGACACACAGATGAATGGAAAAATATTCACAGTCGCACAGCATCTAGCTCTCTGTGTGTATATTAAAGAGAATACTTTCAAATGACTCTACAGGTGGTATTATGTACCCACCCGTTTACATAATGTTCCTACAGGACTGTTGGAGGAACTGTAACTCGGAAGGCACATTTCTTCATATATGGCAGCAATGTCCCAATCTCCGTTTACTTTGGTTGGAAACTGGGAACTTAATTACCTCTATTACAAATATCACTGTCCCATTTTCCCCTAGATAATACCTATTGCCAACTGAGATTCCGGGGACCTCTCGCAACCATACAACGCTAATCTGCCAGGTTCTTTCTGCAGCCACATGCCAGATTGTTGCAGACAACCTTCTGCTCCCTCGTGGCAGACTACCCT
This Pseudophryne corroboree isolate aPseCor3 chromosome 3 unlocalized genomic scaffold, aPseCor3.hap2 SUPER_3_unloc_1, whole genome shotgun sequence DNA region includes the following protein-coding sequences:
- the LOC134983150 gene encoding zinc finger protein OZF-like, whose amino-acid sequence is MDGHDLTENILHLTLEIICLLTGEDYTLVKKTSGECVTTNSHPCVSGPLISTQSPIMVPPPQSLIHERHNDQKILELTNKIIQLLTGEVPIRCEDVTVYFSMEEWEYIEEHRSLYKDVKMENHRPLTSLDGASNRNTPERCPRPLYSQDHTEENHSVPQESQGKDLKEEVEEEIPTDISTDCETEDSDITPDSPGENPITADINPTHHSADISSGTTYLEECSPHQSHIAHDTGHTSELFPCFECGKCFTQKSDLVTHQGSHTGEKPFSCVDCGKCFTHKSTFVIHRRTHTGEKPFSCTACGKCFTRKASLFEHEGIHTGQTPFSCCDCGKFFTHKSSLIKHQMIHTGERPFSCAECGKCFTHKSTLVTHKRSHTGERPFPCSVCGKRFTRKSSLFDHQGTHRGEKAFSCSECGKCFTHKSHLVRHQQIHTGEKSYSCPTCGKCFSNKSYLTKHQRTHTGEKPFTCSECGKCFTEKSNLVKHQLIHTEENPFQCSECGKSFTLKSNLIRHQKIHSGERPFPCSECGKRFARKSELNLHRRIHVSK